From a single Drosophila sulfurigaster albostrigata strain 15112-1811.04 chromosome 3, ASM2355843v2, whole genome shotgun sequence genomic region:
- the LOC133845858 gene encoding mediator of RNA polymerase II transcription subunit 13 isoform X2 — MTHQNHQTNGASLEDCHTNFYALTDLCGIKWRKFVNGERPNASSDPLADPILRSYSRCMQADMLCVWRRVQSTKQDNTDQNALNFEITTSTTVHPPLSLAAAKELWIFWYGEEPDLSELVDAELLKVAANQALWNGTWKGELTYECRSLLFKALHNLMERFVLTKDIVRFGKWFVQPCTSSDRLFGRSSQHLSFSFTFFVHGDTVCASIDLREHPAVRPLTKEHLAEASAAFAAASGQGNASASKDAANGGTAAATTPLPAASPLIEAGAEKPATTSTTPAQARKVMLAPFGIAAILTGNSYKANDPMAEKILEDWASFFPLCNKDNTDVPPVVEVVSGGHKMYHPTNYVLVTDLDDMEHMEFTEMYKANGGSGTAEPAVLASLSSPAAAAMAPATTPAAMPTAAIKEAAIVAPSGGNTNGNCNNNKKATTTTTTGTTTTQAMSALERLTFQPYYDQRPTSGFTFNTNNTHIPATAAIEMPERAWQDCIMNTLHVDAAASATSASAATPAEEEDVKQTDSKQHVQQQIQQQQQQQQQRQKLWNFVDPMQKAPCICTKHLAASSAATPPCGGASIYSSRNSLGGDTSSMPPAVTSSSVGSPATPAPSPHPHPNSAQSQPTSVPPAEQLLNMSPHAPTSVSNLQQPPTPIDHLLDKNTPAPTPTDQHDNKSITASPYVHQTPSGEPPAYTEHGSNAGGANAASGEQQPATPTSGNATASGTTPAAAGAGAGGATAGAGAAAGGAAGVQCGTISVKKLEMQPSTAPTLTQIKQEPGTVVQRSQQQPVATSTMEAVSNLLNLYKTPQLKLKDVDSFSEEWLKEIIYDFSLQEAWDNLPVMRPNLNESAKQKRPRYAKNLYEGHTHFKPLMPSPGSVYGSLLSIDGNATQPSQLAAASDTTGAAAGGGLVGIASSFGATAAGGGTGTGLNSGSNDEADSALNAAAGGGNSGSAATASSFFPGLDIKTEPGLHSPCKESKSSNLAGSGGNLFTAEGLNPTLDDLEQIFDTSSNDECSSVQIHTPPDSNNPSNGGCSAVTNTIDELKRSTAVASAVVAAVVASSGAGSIQAEDLTKMFPTPPSHEQQHPNSSPCQTDVVMTDLSVDTSSVVGGVSNNNNNNNNNSNSNNNNNNNNNNASNNGGGAALALGVVLKLTKQEYSVELGSPVEEPIHDWNYVYRPPQQEKFVGSSRYAPLTNLPSQTLPALAMPANCYYNPTWSHSQKSRAATLAKAAAAQQQQQQHQKHQQLQQRIQQHQQHQQQQQQQQQQQQQQQQQQHSHQKHQQLHDLLAAGPRTPMMNTAMPSPVSTVPQPLSSGGSQLLLNQLNCPQAPPGSSMQQMMQRAGMSPMPPSPAAAGLVPFPRSSPMHHNAGNMRQTPTHPPPPYPYELAAASPATSTSSTYLNKPYNSQDAHTPHAQFGHQMPGGDKLAMMQYGAGSGGANNAGGAVASAVAAAMGLLQELPEVNSVLVNILLYDTALNVFRDHNFDSSSVCVCNADAQKIGNIRGADSGVYVPLPGSSFNPFPTQQRLLNGPSGAALAAPNNSSSASSYGMRMLSSFGGGLDSPALPAPNGGSSGSSSCTPPSSNPHITGYVDDDPVECTCGFSAVVNRRLSHRAGLFYEDELEITGIVEDPGRNKQPTLLSLIQSLCRKSVKPGASELSTGRELEKVTSGGAGASVAVAEQLAHAIFDLLLDQCSIIQTSSSSVHRALQSHRRRMSRQRRLFGNSGAPTASMESIANVLEFTDAHDVISLALEQARLAFEEQRLDMNMLEFGHNQQQHNSQHSQHHQQQSHPHQPSQPGQQLSAFQAAPALRQKLHALGSGRLTVHKWPYLPVGFTRSNKEIVRTMNAIQPMLQSAFHCKSRGGSAGSKDASSYNTVSGPLTWRQFHRLAGRASGQCEPQPIPSVVVGYEKDWISVAPHSIHYWDKFLLEPYSYARDVVYVVVCPDNEHVAAHTRTYFRELSSTYEMCKLGRHTPIRGWDGVLQVGAPNNNNNNNNGAPGERETPLDDWLRTLEHAPLADQIRRYAMAFLYQLAPYLSRVPNDKTLLNPPDASGSHQGSKGQSGNATQSQTGASAPGTDHASDGTTLIKLEPGTEQTTTTGQQDQQQQQQQQQDSKQDVKPGVAGAGAGGAGADAKPALVLGDPLGMGETLEDINPSAIVLYVVNPFTFASDSVELERLALIALLRCYAELLKAVPDSVRAQMNIQIISLESIMELGPAGNRRRFSDEIKCLALNIFSQCRRHLVHAQPVKSLTGFGTAANMEAFLKTKDEPNRRAYKMYTAPFVLAPMHERNDKTDFSRAAGSMHGQNETRYSVMYCNYCLSEDQAWLLATATDERGELLEKVCINIDVPNRARRRKAPARYVALRKLMDFVMGLISQTSQMWRLVIGRIGRIGHSELKSWSYLLSKQQLQKASKQFKDMCKQCTLMYPPTILSACLVTLEPDAKLRVMPDQFTPDERFSQISMQNPLSTPQDVTCTHILVFPTSAVCASFTRQFQNEPPVEDDFIFGEGEEGNEDFSDADIGDLFWDSHMDRVSNHGSPGRMEDNRSWQSPGANNFKCTPPQEVEEVGSLNQQPISVGYMVSTAPTGRMPAWFWSACPHLEDVCPVFLKTALHLHVPNIQIADDILNSTNAHQSANDHPLDSTLTADVLRFVLEGYNALSWLALDSNTHDRLSCLPINVQTLMDLYYLTAAIA, encoded by the exons ATGACGCATCAAAATCATCAGACAAACGGCGCAAGTTTGGAGGATTGCCATACAAACTTCTATGCCTTG ACTGATTTGTGTGGAATAAAATGGCGAAAGTTCGTGAATGGCGAACGGCCAAATGCATCGAGTGATCCTCTGGCCGATCCGATACTGCGATCCTATTCACGATGCATGCAGGCGGATATGCTGTGCGTGTGGCGACGCGTTCAATCCACGAAGCAGGATAACACCGATCAGAATGCCTTAAACTTTGAGATTACCACATCGACTACTGTACACCCGCCTCTATCGCTTGCCGCCGCCAAGGAGCTGTGGATCTTTTGGTATGGCGAGGAGCCGGATCTCAGTGAGCTCGTCGATGCCGAGCTGCTAAAAGTAGCAG CAAATCAAGCGCTTTGGAATGGCACATGGAAGGGTGAACTGACCTACGAGTGCCGCTCTCTGCTCTTCAAGGCGCTGCACAATCTCATGGAGAG ATTTGTACTCACCAAGGACATTGTGCGCTTTGGCAAATGGTTTGTTCAGCCTTGCACCTCAAGCGATCGTCTCTTTGGACGCAG TTCGCAACACTTGTCCTTTTCGTTTACGTTCTTTGTGCATGGCGACACGGTTTGTGCCTCCATCGATCTGCGGGAACATCCTGCCGTGCGTCCCTTGACCAAGGAGCATTTGGCCGAGGCGTCGGCAGCTTTTGCTGCGGCCAGTGGCCAAGGCAATGCTTCGGCTTCCAAGGATGCGGCAAATGGTGGCACAGCTGCTGCCACAACACCATTGCCTGCCGCTTCGCCGCTGATCGAGGCTGGAGCCGAAAAGCCAGCGACGACATCAACGACGCCGGCACAGGCGAGGAAAGTGATGTTGGCACCGTTTGGCATTGCGGCAATACTCACTGGGAACAGTTACAAGGCCAACGATCCCATGGCCGAAAAGATTCTCGAGGATTGGGCATCGTTTTTTCCGCTGTGCAATAAGGACAACACGGATGTGCCGCCAGTGGTCGAGGTGGTGTCGG GTGGTCATAAGATGTATCACCCCACGAACTATGTACTAGTCACAGATCTGGACGACATGGAGCATATGGAGTTTACCGAGATGTACAAGGCGAATGGCGGCAGCGGGACAGCCGAACCAGCTGTGCTTGCGTCGCTCTCCTCGCCCGCAGCAGCCGCAATGGCGCCAGCAACAACGCCGGCAGCGATGCCAACGGCGGCCATTAAAGAGGCGGCGATTGTGGCGCCATCTGGCGGCAATACGAATGGAaactgtaacaacaacaagaaggcaacaacaacaacaacaacaggaacaacgACGACGCAGGCGATGAGCGCGTTGGAACGTTTAACGTTTCAGCCGTACTACGATCAGCGTCCGACATCGGGATTTACCTTCAATACCAACAATACTCACATACCAGCAACGGCGGCCATTGAAATGCCTGAGCGTGCTTGGCAGGATTGCATCATGAATACACTGCATGTGGATGCCGCGGCGTCAGCGACGTCAGCGTCGGCAGCGACTCCGGCAGAGGAAGAGGATGTGAAGCAAACGGATTCCAAGCAGCATGTCCAGCAGCaaattcaacagcagcagcaacaacaacagcaacggcaaaaGCTGTGGAACTTTGTGGATCCCATGCAGAAAGCTCCTTGCATATGCACCAA ACATTTGGCCGCATCGAGTGCAGCGACACCACCCTGTGGCGGTGCGTCGATATATTCATCACGCAACTCGCTGGGCGGCGATACATCATCGATGCCGCCAGCGGTGACTTCCTCATCGGTTGGATCACCAGCGACGCCAGCACCATCTCCACATCCGCATCCCAACTCGGCGCAATCGCAGCCGACCTCAGTGCCGCCCGCTGAGCAA TTGCTTAACATGAGTCCGCATGCGCCCACATCCGTTTCGAATCTACAGCAGCCGCCCACGCCCATCGATCATCTGCTGGACAAGAATACGCCAGCGCCCACGCCCACGGATCAGCACGATAACAAGAGCATAACCGCCTCCCCATATGTGCATCAGACGCCCAGCGGGGAGCCGCCCGCCTACACGGAGCACGGCTCGAACGCGGGTGGCGCCAATGCAGCGTCCGGCGAGCAGCAACCAGCGACGCCCACATCCGGCAATGCAACAGCCTCCGGCacaacgccagcagcagctggcgcaGGAGCTGGAGGAGCAACGGCAGGTGCTGGAGCGGCAGCAGGTGGTGCAGCTGGTGTGCAGTGTGGCACGATTAGCGTGAAGAAGCTGGAGATGCAACCATCAACAGCTCCAACCTTAACGCAAATCAAACAGGAGCCAGGAACGGTGGTGCAGCGatcacaacagcagccggTGGCCACAAGCACAATGGAGGCGGTGAGCAATCTGCTTAATCTGTACAAGACGCCGCAGCTGAAGCTCAAGGATGTGGATAGCTTCAGCGAGGAGTGGCTCAAGGAAATCATCTATGACTTTAGCCTACAGGAGGCTTG GGACAATTTGCCGGTGATGCGACCCAATCTCAATGAATCCGCCAAGCAAAAGCGACCACGTTACGCCAAAAACCTTTACGAGGGACACACGCACTTCAAGCCGCTGATGCCGTCACCCGGATCCGTCTACGGTTCGCTGCTCTCCATCGATGGCAATGCCACGCAACCGTCGCAACTGGCAGCAGCCTCCGATACAACCGGAGCTGCAGCTGGTGGCGGTCTGGTGGGCATAGCCAGTTCCTTTGGAGCAACAGCCGCCGGTGGCGGAACGGGAACGGGACTCAATAGCGGAAGCAACGATGAGGCGGACAGTGCGCTCAATGCGGCAGCTGGCGGTGGCAACAGCGGGAGCGCAGCTACGGCCAGCAGCTTCTTTCCGGGTCTGGACATTAAGACGGAGCCCGGTTTGCATTCGCCCTGCAAGGAGTCCAAGTCATCGAATCTCGCTGGCAGCGGCGGCAATCTCTTCACCGCCGAAGGACTTAATCCCACGCTCGACGATCTGGAGCAGATCTTCGACACGAGCTCCAATGATGAGTGCAGCAGCGTGCAGATTCATACGCCACCCGACTCCAATAATCCCTCGAATGGCGGTTGCAGTGCGGTGACAAATACGATTGATGAACTCAAGCGTAGCACTGCGGTGGCAAGTGCTGTGGTCGCTGCTGTGGTGGCCAGTTCGGGGGCGGGCAGCATACAAGCGGAGGATTTGACCAAAATGTTTCCAACGCCGCCGTCCCATGAGCAACAACATCCCAATTCCAGTCCCTGCCAAACGGACGTTGTCATGACGGATCTCAGCGTGGACACGAGCAGCGTTGTTGGCGGCGTctccaacaataacaacaacaacaataacaatagtaatagcaataataataacaacaacaacaacaacaatgctagCAATAATGGAGGAGGCGCTGCACTTGCTCTCGGTGTTGTGCTCAAGCTGACGAAGCAGGAGTACAGCGTGGAGCTGGGAAGTCCCGTGGAGGAGCCCATCCACGACTGGAACTACGTGTACCGACCGCCGCAGCAGGAGAAGTTCGTGGGCAGCTCACGCTATGCGCCGCTCACGAATCTGCCCAGTCAAACGCTTCCCGCACTCGCCATGCCCGCCAATTGTTACTACAATCCCACCTGGAGTCACAGTCAAAAGTCACGTGCAGCCACTTTGGCCAAGGCGGCGgcagcgcagcaacaacagcaacagcatcagaagcatcaacagctgcagcagcgcatacaacagcatcagcaacaccagcaacaacagcagcagcagcaacaacagcagcaacaacaacagcagcagcaacattcacATCAGAAGCATCAGCAGCTGCACGATTTGTTGGCCGCTGGACCTCGGACTCCCATGATGAACACGGCGATGCCGTCGCCAGTCTCCACAGTCCCCCAACCGTTGAGTAGCGGTGGCAGCCAGCTGCTGTTGAATCAGCTCAACTGTCCGCAAGCCCCGCCCGGTAGCTCCATGCAACAGATGATGCAACGCGCTGGGATGTCACCCATGCCTCCCTCCCCGGCAGCTGCCGGGTTGGTGCCCTTCCCACGCAGCAGTCCCATGCATCACAATGCTGGGAATATGCGTCAGACGCCCACACATCCGCCACCGCCGTATCCCTACGAGCTTGCAGCAGCGAGTCCGGCGACCTCAACATCTTCCACGTACCTCAACAAGCCGTACAACTCGCAGGATGCGCACACGCCGCACGCACAATTCGGACACCAAATGCCTGGCGGCGACAAGCTCGCCATGATGCAATACGGCGCAGGAAGTGGAGGTGCTAACAATGCGGGAGGTGCGGTTGCCTcggctgtggcagctgcaatgGGTTTGCTGCAGGAGTTGCCCGAGGTGAATTCGGTGCTGGTGAACATTTTGCTGTACGACACCGCGTTGAATGTGTTTCGGGATCACAActttgacagcagcagcgtttgtgtgtgcaacGCAGATGCCCAGAAGATTGGCAACATTCGCGGCGCGGACTCAGGGGTTTATGTACCGCTCCCAGGGAGCAGTTTCAATCCGTTTCCCACGCAACAGCGACTGCTCAATGGACCGAGTGGCGCAGCCTTGGCAGCACCAAACAACTCCTCATCCGCCTCCTCCTATGGCATGCGTATGCTGAGCTCCTTTGGCGGCGGGCTGGACTCGCCGGCATTGCCCGCACCCAACGGAGGTTCGAGTGGTTCCAGTTCGTGTACACCGCCCAGCAGCAACCCGCACATCACCGGCTACGTGGACGACGATCCCGTCGAGTGCACCTGCGGCTTTAGTGCGGTGGTCAATCGTCGACTCTCGCATCGTGCTGGTTTGTTCTACGAGGATGAGCTGGAGATCACGGGCATTGTCGAGGATCCGGGACGTAATAAACAACCCACGCTGCTCAGTCTTATACAGAGTTTGTGCCGAAAGAGCGTGAAACCCGGAGCCTCGGAGTTGTCTACGGGCAGGGAACTGGAGAAGGTGACATCGGGAGGAGCGGGAGCTAGCGTAGCGGTCGCTGAGCAACTGGCGCATGCCATCTTCGATCTGCTGCTGGATCAGTGCTCAATCATACAGACGTCGAGCAGTTCGGTGCATCGGGCGTTGCAATCGCATCGACGTCGCATGTCCCGACAGCGGCGACTCTTCGGCAACAGCGGTGCACCAACCGCATCGATGGAGTCCATTGCGAATGTGCTCGAGTTCACCGATGCCCACGATGTCATAAGTCTGGCGCTGGAGCAGGCGCGACTGGCTTTCGAGGAGCAACGCCTGGACATGAATATGCTCGAGTTCGGGcacaatcaacagcagcacaatTCGCAGCACtcgcagcatcatcagcagcaatcGCATCCGCATCAACCCTCACAGCCGGGACAGCAGTTGAGCGCCTTCCAAGCGGCGCCCGCGTTGAGGCAGAAACTTCACGCCTTGGGCAGCGGTCGTCTAACGGTTCACAAGTGGCCGTATCTCCCGGTGGGTTTCACGCGCAGCAACAAGGAAATCGTCCGTACCATGAACGCCATTCAGCCGATGCTGCAGAGTGCCTTCCACTGCAAGTCGCGAGGCGGCTCCGCCGGCTCTAAGGATGCCAGCTCCTACAACACGGTGAGTGGTCCGCTCACTTGGCGGCAGTTTCATCGTCTCGCCGGACGTGCGTCGGGTCAATGTGAACCTCAGCCGATCCCTTCGGTCGTGGTGGGTTACGAGAAAGATTGGATCTCAGTGGCACCGCATTCCATACACTATTGGGACAAGTTTCTGCTGGAGCCTTACTCCTATGCTCGGGATGTTGTCTATGTGGTGGTGTGTCCGGACAATGAGCACGTTGCGGCGCACACTCGGACTTATTTCCGTGAGCTGAGCAGCACCTACGAGATGTGCAAACTAGGACGGCACACGCCCATACGCGGCTGGGATGGTGTGCTCCAAGTCGGAGcacccaacaacaataacaacaacaataacggaGCTCCTGGGGAACGTGAGACACCGCTGGATGATTGGCTGCGCACGCTGGAGCATGCGCCGCTGGCGGATCAAATCCGACGCTATGCCATGGCCTTTCTCTATCAGCTGGCGCCGTATTTGAGTCGGGTGCCCAACGACAAGACGTTGCTCAATCCACCCGATGCCAGTGGCAGCCACCAGGGCAGCAAGGGACAGTCGGGGAATGCAACGCAGTCACAGACGGGAGCCTCAGCGCCTGGCACGGATCATGCTAGCGATGGTACTACGCTTATCAAGCTCGAGCCTGGCACAgagcagacgacgacgacggggCAACAggatcaacagcagcaacaacagcagcagcaggataGCAAGCAGGATGTGAAGCCCGGTGTGGCGGGAGCTGGAGCAGGCGGCGCTGGCGCCGATGCCAAGCCAGCTCTCGTGCTCGGCGATCCGCTGGGCATGGGCGAAACCCTCGAGGATATAAATCCCTCCGCGATTGTGTTGTACGTGGTCAATCCCTTTACCTTTGCCTCGGACAGCGTTGAGCTGGAGCGTTTGGCCTTGATTGCTCTGTTGCGTTGCTATGCGGAACTGTTGAAAGCGGTGCCCGACTCGGTGCGCGCCCAAATGAACATACAGATCATCTCGCTGGAATCGATCATGGAGCTCGGTCCGGCGGGCAACCGACGTCGCTTCTCCGATGAGATCAAGTGCCTGGCACTCAACATCTTCTCGCAGTGTCGTCGGCATTTGGTGCATGCGCAGCCGGTGAAGAGTTTGACGGGCTTTGGCACCGCCGCCAACATGGAGGCGTTCCTCAAGACCAAGGATGAACCCAACCGGAGGGCGTACAAAATGTACACAGCGCCCTTCGTGCTGGCGCCGATGCATGAGCGGAACGACAAGACGGACTTCTCCAGGGCAGCGGGAAGCATGCACGGTCAGAACGAGACTCGCTATTCGGTGATGTATTGCAATTACTGTCTGAGCGAGGATCAGGCTTGGTTGCTGGCCACCGCCACCGATGAACGGGGCGAACTCCTCGAGAAGGTCTGCATCAACATCGATGTACCGAATCGTGCACGGCGACGCAAAGCTCCGGCTCGTTATGTGGCACTGCGGAAGCTGATGGACTTTGTCATGGGTCTCATATCGCAGACGTCGCAAATGTGGCGTCTGGTCATCGGACGCATCGGTCGCATTGGACACAGCGAACTCAAGTCTTGGAGCTATTTGCTGAGCAAGCAACAACTCCAGAAGGCCTCGAAGCAGTTCAAGGACATGTGCAAACAGTGTACGCTCATGTATCCACCGACCATTCTCAGCGCGTGTCTTGTCACACTCGAACCGGACGCCAAGTTGCGTGTGATGCCCGATCAGTTTACGCCCGACGAACGCTTCTCACAGATCTCAATGCAGAATCCGCTCTCCACGCCACAGGACGTGACCTGTACTCACATCTTGGTCTTCCCCACGAGTGCTGTTTGTGCG TCCTTTACACGCCAATTCCAAAACGAGCCGCCGGTGGAAGATGATTTCATCTTCGGCGAGGGCGAAGAGGGCAACGAGGACTTTAGCGATGCCGACATCGGAGATCTCTTCTGGGACT CTCACATGGATCGCGTTTCGAATCACGGCAGTCCAGGTCGCATGGAGGACAATCGAAGCTGGCAAAGTCCCGGCGCCAACAACTTCAAGTGCACGCCGCCCCAAGAAGTCGAGGAG GTGGGATCGCTGAATCAGCAACCGATATCGGTGGGTTATATGGTGTCCACAGCCCCAACAGGTCGAATGCCCGCCTGGTTCTGGTCGGCATGCCCGCATCTCGAGGATGTGTGTCCAGTCTTCCTAAAGACGGCGCTGCATTTGCATGTGCCGAACATACAGATTGCCGACGATATACTCAACTCGACCAATGCCCATCAGTCGGCCAACGATCATCCGCTTGACTCGACGCTCACCGCCGACGTCCTTCGCTTCGTGCTCGAGGGCTACAATGCACTCTCATGGCTGGCACTCGATTCGAATACACACGATCGTCTCTCCTGTCTGCCCATCAATGTGCAGACGCTGATGGATCTTTACTATCTAACAGCGGCCATTGCGTAG